GAACCGGTCCTCCAACGCGGCCAGGCGCAGCCCTTCCAGCCGGGCGACCGCCGCGTCGAACGCCTCGCTGTCGAGCAGCCCGACGTCCTGCATGGCCGCGCCCCGCCACAACCCCAGGGCTTCGCGCAACACGCCGGCCCGCTCGTGGTCGTCACCGCCCCGGGCCTGACCCAGCAGGCGCTCGAACCGGACGGCGTCCACCGCGTCCGGGTCGACCACCAGCCGGTAGCCGCCCGACTGCCCGTCGACCACCCCGTCCGGCAGCACCCGCCGCAGCCGGGACACCAAGCGCTGCAAGGCGTTCGCGGCGTCGGCGGGCGGGTTCTCGCCCCAGATCCAGTCGACCAGCGCCGCCTTCTGCACCACCCGACCGGGTTCCAGCGCGAGGGCGACCACCAACGCGCGCAACCGGGCGCCTTGCACGTCCACGACACCATCGCCCGTGTGGACCTCGAACGGCCCCAGCACCCCGATCCGCACCGCTCGATTCTGCCCCAGACGGGTGATGCTCCTCGCCGGAACGCCCGATCAGGGGTGACGTTCCGGACGCGGATCGTCCGGAACCGCTCCTAGCATCGCCGGCATGGCCATCGCACGCTTCCCCGGAATCGTCCTCGACTGCCCCGACCCGGCCGCGCTCGCGAAGTTCTACGGCGCGGTGCTGGAGTGGGACGTCGACATCAGCTCCGACTGGGCGGACGTCCGCGCCGAGCACGGGCAGTGCATCTCGTTCCAGCAGGTCGAGGACTACACGCCGCCCACGTGGCCGACGCAGGAGAAACCCCAGCAGATGCACCTGGACCTGATGGTCGACGACCTCGACGCGGCCGAGGCGGAGGTGCTGGCGCTGGGCGCGACGAAGGCCGAACACCAGCCCGG
This DNA window, taken from Saccharothrix variisporea, encodes the following:
- a CDS encoding VOC family protein; translated protein: MAIARFPGIVLDCPDPAALAKFYGAVLEWDVDISSDWADVRAEHGQCISFQQVEDYTPPTWPTQEKPQQMHLDLMVDDLDAAEAEVLALGATKAEHQPGTSFRVFLDPAGHPFCLCVS